From Verrucomicrobiota bacterium:
CTTTAGGAAATCCTGATAGATCAATTTTGCAATAGAGGATTTGAGTATTAAAAACATATTTCATCCCTCACTTCCATCCCACGGGCACAAGCACACTATTGTGCGGGCGGATCAACAGGGGTAGTAGTCGTCTCTGGCTCAGCAGGAGCCACTGGCGCCGGCTGGTCATTCTTGGTGGCAGAGGAAGGGGCTTTACCACCAAGCATGGCGATCACTTCCTTCTGCACATCCATAATCTGGTCGAGGCGCAAGTCAGGATCGGCAATCGTAAAGGATTCCCCGCTCTTGAGATGCTCATAAACAATCACCTTGCCAAGTAGGTCATTCATAAACGTATCGATTTGTTTCAGGATACGTTTGCGCTCGAGCATAATGGCGAGGATATAACGGGTCATGACTGTGGACTCTTCATTACGTTCGATCAACTGGCGTAACATTCCCTCGGCATCATCCTTTTTTAAGGCATCGGGTGGAGGGGGTGGAGGGGTGAAAAATTTCGTCTGCCAATAAGAATTTGGAGCTGTGTCCGGAGTGGTGATCAATTCGCGCCAAGCTTGTTGGCAATAATCCTTACGTTCATAACCATTCTTCCCCAAGAAAAGCATCGAAACAATTTGCTCCGCTTCCTCGAATGATTTACCGGTTCCCGCACAAACCCGCGACCTAGATTGTATATTCCACTCTTCCATAAAGTTTATGGTGCCGGAATCCCCCGTCTCCGGCTAGTTGTTTTTTGACCAGAGTTCCTTATTTTTCATCATATAAGCAAAACCTGAATAAACCGTCAGGGCGATGGTGATAGCCATGGTGACATAGACGCCCCACGTAAACATCTGGAGGACCCCATCTAACCACTCGGGATCACTCGGCCCCATAATCTCATCAAGGGCACTACGCAAGAGCACGACGATAATCGTGATCATCTGCCAAGCTGTTTTATGTTTGCCTAGACGGTCTGCGGAAATGATCTGGCCCCTCGCTCCTGCTAAAATCCTCAGCCCCGTAATCAGGAATTCACGGGAGATCACAATAATCACAAAATAAGCACCAAAAGGCCCTAATTGCCCCCGCGCGACAAAACTCACAAAAGCCGCACAGACCATGACCTTATCGGCCAAAGGATCCATCAGGGCTCCAAAATCGGTTTTTAAATTCCGGCTCCGCGCAATAATCCCGTCGATATAATCAGTCACCATACCAATAAAAAAGACAATGACAGCCACCGACGCACTGTAGGTATAATTCCCCAATACCAAGATCGTGAATACGATGGTGATGAAAAAACGGGATATAGTCAGTTTATTGGGTAAATTCATGGTTCCTCAGTTCCCTTTCTTGACTAAGACCTTTTGCCCCAATCGTCAACGCAGGAGTTTAAAAGAGTTCATAAAAAGTCCCTATTCTACCCTCTGAGACGATCAACCACGGGCAAATGACTCAAAACAAAGAATCATGTCCTCGGTCATTTTTTGGCAAAAAATCCACTCTTCCGCACGTGATCTCTGAGACACGGATTCTTAAACCGGTTGACCCATCAGGTCATAATCCAAAGCACCAATAATCTTTATCCTGCGGAATTCACCGACTTTGGCTGAACCTTCCGGGATCAAGATGCGTCCGTCGATATCAGGAGCATCCCATTGTCCGCGGGCGACCCCGTCCTTATCGATCAGGGCGAGGATTTCGCGCCCGATCTGGGATTGGGAAATCTCGGCGGCAATACGTCGCTGGAGTTTCATCGCTTTTTTGTAACGACTTTTTTTCGTGCGGTCATCGATCTGGGCTTCCATTTTTCCAGCGCGTGTCCCGTCTTCCTGCGAATAAGTAAATACCCCGAGCCGTTCAAACCTTGTTTCCTCCATAA
This genomic window contains:
- the pgsA gene encoding CDP-diacylglycerol--glycerol-3-phosphate 3-phosphatidyltransferase, giving the protein MNLPNKLTISRFFITIVFTILVLGNYTYSASVAVIVFFIGMVTDYIDGIIARSRNLKTDFGALMDPLADKVMVCAAFVSFVARGQLGPFGAYFVIIVISREFLITGLRILAGARGQIISADRLGKHKTAWQMITIIVVLLRSALDEIMGPSDPEWLDGVLQMFTWGVYVTMAITIALTVYSGFAYMMKNKELWSKNN